Proteins from a single region of Haloplanus sp. GDY1:
- a CDS encoding A/G-specific adenine glycosylase encodes MSEDDALPEDVEAVRSALVEWYEADHREFPWRRTTDPYEILVSEVMSQQTQLDRVVDAWAAFLDRWPTVEALAAADRSDVVGFWSDQRLGYNNRARYLHEAAGQVVDDFGGEWPETPAALQDLMGVGPYTANAVASFAFDNGDAVVDTNVKRVLYRAFGIPDDDAAFERAAGELMPDGESRVWNNAIMELGGVACRQRPRCDEEGCPWRRWCHAYETGDFTAPDVPTQPEFEGSRRQFRGRVVRVLGEHGALPLDELGPRIRVDYAPEGEYGREWLRGLLADLADDGLVEIEDGDDGAVARLGE; translated from the coding sequence ATGAGCGAGGACGACGCGCTGCCGGAGGACGTCGAGGCCGTCCGCTCGGCGCTCGTCGAGTGGTACGAGGCCGACCACCGAGAGTTCCCGTGGCGGCGGACGACCGACCCCTACGAGATACTCGTCTCGGAGGTGATGAGCCAGCAGACCCAACTCGACCGCGTCGTCGACGCGTGGGCGGCCTTCCTCGACCGGTGGCCGACCGTCGAGGCGCTCGCGGCCGCCGACCGGAGCGACGTGGTGGGGTTCTGGTCCGACCAGCGCCTCGGCTACAACAACCGCGCGCGCTACCTCCACGAGGCCGCCGGGCAGGTCGTCGACGACTTCGGCGGCGAGTGGCCGGAGACGCCGGCGGCCCTGCAGGACCTGATGGGCGTCGGTCCCTACACCGCCAACGCCGTCGCGAGCTTCGCGTTCGACAACGGCGACGCCGTCGTCGACACCAACGTCAAGCGCGTCCTCTATCGCGCCTTCGGGATCCCCGACGACGACGCGGCGTTCGAGCGGGCGGCGGGCGAACTCATGCCCGACGGCGAGTCCCGCGTCTGGAACAACGCCATCATGGAGTTAGGGGGCGTCGCCTGCCGGCAGCGGCCCCGGTGTGACGAGGAAGGATGCCCGTGGCGCCGGTGGTGTCACGCCTACGAGACGGGGGACTTCACCGCGCCCGACGTGCCGACGCAACCCGAGTTCGAGGGCAGTCGGCGCCAGTTCCGCGGGCGCGTCGTGCGCGTCCTCGGCGAACACGGCGCCCTCCCCCTCGACGAACTCGGCCCGCGGATTCGCGTGGACTACGCGCCGGAGGGCGAGTACGGCCGGGAGTGGCTCCGCGGACTCCTCGCGGACCTGGCCGACGACGGCCTGGTCGAAATCGAGGACGGCGACGACGGTGCGGTGGCGAGACTCGGGGAGTAG